Part of the Anopheles coluzzii chromosome 3, AcolN3, whole genome shotgun sequence genome is shown below.
AATAAAGACAAgctatttgaaaaaaatcagcGTAGAAGATGCCAAAAAAATTGCCAACGAAAGTCTAATAAATCTCGAAATAAAAATCTTTGAGAGTCAAAAAGGGATAACAAATCAGGAGGAAATAATGAATATACTCAAAAATAATCATGAAACACCTACGGGAGGTCATCTAGGACAAACCAGGATGTTTAAAAAGATTAGAAGAGAATTTAAATGGAAtaacatgaaaaaaatcataaaggAATACGTTAACAATTGTAAACTTTgtaaactaaacaaacaccaacaaaaaacgattgaaaaatttgtaaaaacagATACACCATACCAACCGTTTCAAACTATATCTATAGATACAGTAGGACCTTTTCCAAAGACATACAAAGGGAATAGATACGCTATAACAATACAATGTAATTTCACAAAACACATAACCATAATTGCGATACCAAACAAAGAAGCCAGCACGATTGCTAGAGCTATAGTAGAACAATTTATGCTCATATACGGAACAAACGTATCACAAATTAGAACAGATATGGGTACAGAGTATAACAACgatgtatttaaaaacataacagATATACTTAAAATAGAGCACAAATTTGCCACGGCTTACCATCCTCAAACTATAGGAGCGCTAGAGCGTAACCACAAATGCCTTAACGAATATCTTAGGATATACACTAATGAGCATAAAGACAACTGGGATGAATGGACTAGCTATTACACATTTTCGTATAACACTTCGCCAAATTTAGAGCATGGATACACTCCATTTGAGTTAGTTTTtggaagaagagagaaaatacAACACGAAATATCAAACAACAGTAATCCAATCTACAATTACGAAGATTACGCGCAGGAACTAAAATATTAACTAAAATTGGCACACGATAGAACGAGAAGTTTtatggaaagagaaaaagataaaagaatAAGCCAGCAAGTAAAAGTAAATCCAATAGATTTACAAATTAATGACGAAATAGCAATAACGAATGAGAATAGGAGAAAACTGGACCCAATTTATAAAGGGCCATATACAGTAATCAAAATAGATGGAACTAATGTAACTATTAAGGATCAAAAGGGACAAACACAAATAGTGCATAAGAATAGAGTAATTAAAATGTGAGAATAACTTCATTTAGTTTACGTTATTCTTCCGGAGGGTGGAGGTGTAGCATCCATGCTATCGCATACCCGTTTAAAGCATGAATGCTAACAGCCGGGTAAAACACTGCACATGCGTTCCGTGTTTTACTGCACACGCGGTTCCGTGTTTTACCATGGTGGTCGCACCACCCAAGCTGGAAATAAACAAGGAAGACCTCCAAAGTAGGTCATAAATAAGGAAGAACAATTAGCATAAGAAACGCATTAGACCTTAAGCAAAACATTGTAAATTGTAAAAGCCCACCAGGAAGGCGACCCTCTTGACAAACATGCGTTTGTCAAAGCGCATCAAGTTGCGAAAGAGAAAATTACGAGCGTAAACATCTGGTGAACAAATGTGCGCTAGCTTTCTTAAAATGGGAGTATAAATAAAGCTATCAGAACGGACAGAAGGTCAGTTCTGATCGGACATAGGATCGTACATCTTGTCCCTTCAACTCACTTATGAGCAGCattgtccccctacccaaggtaaggctttaCTGTCTCCAACAAACGCACCGTGTATCAGCTGGCCGGTCAGCAAAACCCCAATCCGAAAGGTTAACGTATGCTAAAGTGGCATAACGTCGTTCCTACGGTTTAGCATAGCTGGAAGTTCGCTTTTCACCTGACGCAGATTGATTTCAATTGTTACGCAAGGTCAAGTTCGATTAGTTTACCGCGCCAATCGCGAAGTGCTGACACAGCGCTGCCTCCAGGCCTACGACGCGAACCCGTACCGAACCTACAACGATAATTCCCACCACCACATATTATCGAGACTGATAAGGGAACATGCCAAACCGGAACCGGAGTACATCATAGCCAGCGCCGAACTCGAGGAGGATGTAAGTTTTGTAGCAACAAATTCCATTAATGCATTTCCTCTTAATTTTAGAGACGTTGCCAGAGCTACAAATACTGACGCAGTCTTGAAGAAGGTTCACCAGTACGTCATGGAAGGGTGGCCTCGAAACCTGAGCTACGGTGCAGACCTGGCACGCTTTTTCAATCGAAGCGAAGCCCTTTCTTCGGTTCGAGGATGCATTTTGCTCGGGGAGAGGGTAGTGATCCCTACCAGATTACGCGAGAAATGTCTGAAGCAGCTACACGAAGGCCATCCCGGGATGCAAAGGATGAAGGCACTTGCCCGGAGTTATGTATACTGGCCTAGCTTGGATGAGGACATTTCCGAGTGCGTTAAGACTTGCCATGCATGTGCGGTAGCCGCAAAATCGCCTCCTCATGCGAAACCATTATCCTGGCCAGCCACTAAACAGCCCTGGGAAAGAATTCACATCGATTATGCAGGGCCCATTAACGGCGAATTTTATTTGGTGATAGTCGACGCAAATACTAAATGGCCAGAGGTTATAAAGGCAAATTCAACATCGACCGCTGAAACAATTGCTATTTTGAGAGGCGTATTTGCTCGTTTTGGTTTCCCCATTACACTCGTGAGCGATAACGGGTCGCAGTTTTCAAGTACTGCATTTACCGATTACTGTTGTAGCAAAGGCATACAACATGTTACAAGTCCACCGTTTCATCCACAGTCGAATGGGCAAGCAGAACGTTTCGTCGACACCTTTAAACGGTCGGTCAAAAAGATAGAAGAAGGTGGAGCGTCCCACGGAGAAGCTCTCGAAATTTTCCTCCAACCGTACCGATCAACGCCCAACGCCGCTCTCGAAAACCATCGCTCGCCTGCAGAGGCAATGTTTAATCGAAAAATAAGAACAGCGATGGAACTGCTAAAGCCTCCGCCGACCACTGAAACGCTGCCTGAGGAACATGGTCGGGGCTTCAAGAGTGGTGATTGCGTTTACGCGAAGTGGTATTCGCGCAACTCTTGGAAATGGGTTCCCGCGCAGGTTGTTCGCATTATAGGGAATGTGATATATGAGGTTAAGACGGATGACGGCCGTATGCATCGCCGTCACGTAAACCAGCTGCGGAAACGGGACATCGGCAGTTCAGAGCAGTCAACTAATCTCGCGGCTCGTACGCAATTGCCGCTAGATCTGCTCATCGAAGGACCAAGAGATGTCGTGCCAGTTGAGCACCCTACAGTGATATCCTCACCGCtcctaccatcatcatccgacGGGGTCCGTGGTATGACCTCCTCATCGCCGTTACCATCTCCACGACCAGTACCTGTCCAACGAAGAAGACGTCAGCAGCCGGTACAATCGCCACGCCGGTCCAACAGGTCCAGACAATTCCCGCGTAGGCTTGATGGGTACCTGCTGCAATAAGAAGGGGGAGATGTTATGGGCCAACCTGATGGTCCCGTAGATCGCCACCGAGGACACTCATCGGGCGTAGATcgaagtgtgtgtgcgatctATCGGGAGGTCAGCGAACGCCCGCTCGGCACGATCCGTGAGTGCCGAtcgggagaagaaaaaaaagatatggCGCGCGCTTGAGAAAGGTCGTGATAACAAAGTGGTAGCAAATCGTTTAAAGTAAAGATTAATAAACAAGGACTTTCCAAACAACATCGTTTTAAAGGAAGTAACGCGTCAACGTTTCTTTAGCGTTCttcgaaagaaaacgaaaatataACACTGAGTGTCCCACGTTATTGGGgcgctgtctcggaaccctgccgaccacaaacttgatagtgttgtggtcacttggggtttcgtcacacacgcgccaattgttgtcccctaccaaagaggggctgcaaaaggacACGTCCACAATGGAGTTGCGGCCGtttgccccaatccaagtgctctggtttccctggttcaggagaaccaatcccagagcagccgccgcatccatcacaactccccccctagataccctttccccATCGTTTGGCCTtcgctccatcccccatgcacctgaccaggcgtttacatcacccccgatcacggtgtcccgatAGCATATAGCACCTTTACACGCTATATTCGTCCCATCAGCTAAGCAAATCTCCGGTTGTCTGGACgaatatttgattttcaaaaaaaaaaaaaatcattgtttGTTATATGTAACGTCGCGCCAGAATCCAGATACCACAAGTTTCCTTCACATGCTGATGTGACACATCTCCTTTTTAGGGTGAACTTCTTTAACTAAGTTGGCTCTGGCACCTCTCCGGttgtttttcatacaaaaatctTTTCGAACGTCAGCCATCAGTGGACAATCTCGAATAAAATGTCCCTCTTCTTGACAAAAATGACAAACGCCACGTTTCTTCATCTTTGGCAAAGCCTTGATGCTGGTTCCAATCTTCAACGCCTTTTCATCACTCGGG
Proteins encoded:
- the LOC120956065 gene encoding uncharacterized protein K02A2.6-like, with protein sequence MEGWPRNLSYGADLARFFNRSEALSSVRGCILLGERVVIPTRLREKCLKQLHEGHPGMQRMKALARSYVYWPSLDEDISECVKTCHACAVAAKSPPHAKPLSWPATKQPWERIHIDYAGPINGEFYLVIVDANTKWPEVIKANSTSTAETIAILRGVFARFGFPITLVSDNGSQFSSTAFTDYCCSKGIQHVTSPPFHPQSNGQAERFVDTFKRSVKKIEEGGASHGEALEIFLQPYRSTPNAALENHRSPAEAMFNRKIRTAMELLKPPPTTETLPEEHGRGFKSGDCVYAKWYSRNSWKWVPAQVVRIIGNVIYEVKTDDGRMHRRHVNQLRKRDIGSSEQSTNLAARTQLPLDLLIEGPRDVVPVEHPTVISSPLLPSSSDGVRGMTSSSPLPSPRPVPVQRRRRQQPVQSPRRSNRSRQFPRRLDGYLLQ